A window of the Heliomicrobium gestii genome harbors these coding sequences:
- a CDS encoding S-layer homology domain-containing protein has product MQYRKKMISVILTLLMLCAMILPLPVAASDGSISITGVTSPIAYAARQAAIKVSENAAISNSGSFSNGSLVYTIASATSDETLSVPESLSPATGNGDVSIVAGAVFLGDGAQAVQVGSINSVNNGQNGKPLQIDFSTPLENGDFLSNVTGNVIPGWTVNLNQVTLGPLASKTQGHPVSKSGSGPYVITGQNNSYSFTTDRNYNTAGSQGYEGIEMPMAYPGTYNKQVMYDSTIGKKVLRMWFSGTVQDNGGTPYDSVFGPEAISAPFSAKAGDTIAFDWKAENGGDDYEVYGFIEKLDGNGHVTETTELMYGRGLRQSWTTSTGTLASDGTYQFRFVCGSYDNSGGHGLGASLYITSVRLFSGNINYEVVQKVAQMVTYHNDSNTPAPVRNITMAATNEVGLSGSVPITLNISTVTVPSAPTLLSATPGDGLVGITWSPVQDAAGYKVFMNGDSVAGAVYSVVDSVYQYVATNLTNGVPYTFAVKATNDGGDSAFSNQLSATPQVAAPGAPVLQLSASGDSYASIVWNSIIGATGYKVYVNGDAVANAVYTVTDSVYKYDATCLINDTLYTFAVKATNAGGDSAFSNEVTATPHRSSSGGGGASAPSTTPATGAVVFVNGTAQNTGTANTSTLGNRTITTISVDPQKMTQRLDAEGKNATVTITANAKSDAVIGELTGDIVKAMEQKQATLEIKADQASYRLPALQIKIDDVRAQIGQEVELKDLKIHVEIAKPTQEVAQVVEDAAKKGNFIVVAPPVEFSVTCTYNNKTVSVSKFNAYVERTIAIPQGVDPSKVTTGVVTEPDGTVRHVPTKLTVIDGKPYAVIRSVTNSAYSLISHPVAFRDVANHWAKDAVNDMGSRMIISGVGDNNFEPDRDITRAEFTTIIVNALGLKAGVGDNPFTDVNASDWYSDKIKTAVEYQLISGYGDGKFGPMDKVTREQAMTMIAKAMTVTGMKVELSAGEVEDMLKGYGDAGEIAAFAKNNIATCVKTGIVSGRSGNLVAPKDSISRAEVSAIVARLLKKSNLI; this is encoded by the coding sequence ATGCAATACAGGAAAAAGATGATTTCTGTGATCCTGACCTTGCTTATGTTGTGCGCCATGATCCTTCCGCTGCCAGTCGCAGCTTCAGATGGATCCATCAGCATTACCGGCGTAACGTCGCCCATCGCCTATGCGGCGAGACAAGCAGCCATCAAAGTCAGTGAAAATGCAGCGATCAGCAATTCCGGGTCCTTTTCAAACGGTTCATTGGTATACACGATTGCCAGCGCCACTTCCGACGAAACCTTATCGGTACCGGAATCCTTGTCGCCTGCTACCGGAAACGGCGATGTGTCCATTGTGGCCGGCGCCGTCTTTTTAGGCGATGGCGCGCAGGCAGTTCAGGTGGGCTCGATCAACAGCGTGAACAACGGACAGAATGGAAAGCCGCTGCAGATCGATTTTTCCACGCCCTTGGAAAATGGTGATTTTCTCTCCAATGTTACCGGGAATGTGATCCCCGGGTGGACGGTCAACCTGAACCAAGTGACCTTAGGCCCCTTGGCCAGCAAAACGCAAGGGCATCCGGTCAGCAAGTCAGGCTCAGGTCCATACGTGATCACCGGGCAAAATAATTCCTATTCATTTACGACAGACCGCAATTATAATACAGCAGGTTCCCAGGGGTACGAAGGAATCGAAATGCCCATGGCCTATCCCGGAACCTACAACAAGCAAGTCATGTACGATAGCACGATCGGAAAAAAAGTATTGCGCATGTGGTTTTCCGGAACGGTTCAGGATAATGGTGGCACCCCCTATGATTCCGTTTTCGGACCCGAGGCGATCAGCGCTCCCTTCTCTGCAAAAGCCGGCGACACGATCGCCTTTGATTGGAAAGCCGAGAACGGCGGCGATGACTACGAAGTCTATGGATTCATTGAGAAGCTGGACGGAAACGGACATGTCACTGAGACGACGGAATTGATGTATGGTCGCGGCCTTCGCCAGAGTTGGACCACATCGACGGGAACCCTTGCGTCTGATGGCACCTATCAGTTCCGTTTTGTCTGCGGTTCCTATGACAACTCGGGCGGGCATGGTCTGGGCGCGAGCTTGTACATAACCAGTGTCCGTCTGTTCAGCGGCAACATCAACTATGAAGTGGTGCAAAAAGTCGCCCAGATGGTCACGTACCATAACGATTCCAATACGCCCGCTCCGGTCCGGAACATCACCATGGCGGCTACGAACGAAGTCGGACTTTCGGGAAGCGTCCCCATCACCCTCAATATTTCAACGGTAACGGTGCCGTCTGCGCCCACCCTTTTATCGGCCACACCGGGAGACGGGCTCGTCGGTATCACCTGGAGTCCCGTTCAGGATGCAGCCGGATATAAGGTGTTCATGAATGGCGATTCTGTTGCCGGTGCCGTCTATTCTGTCGTCGATTCGGTTTACCAGTACGTCGCCACGAACCTCACCAATGGCGTGCCCTATACCTTCGCCGTCAAAGCCACCAACGACGGGGGTGACAGCGCCTTTTCCAATCAACTCAGCGCGACGCCCCAAGTCGCGGCGCCTGGAGCGCCTGTGTTGCAGTTGTCTGCTTCGGGGGACAGTTATGCGTCGATCGTCTGGAACAGCATCATCGGCGCGACGGGCTACAAGGTCTATGTGAACGGCGATGCTGTTGCCAACGCGGTGTATACCGTAACCGATTCTGTGTACAAGTATGACGCAACCTGCCTCATCAACGACACTCTGTATACCTTTGCTGTCAAGGCGACCAACGCCGGTGGAGACAGCGCTTTTTCGAATGAGGTGACGGCAACGCCGCACCGGTCCTCCAGCGGCGGAGGCGGCGCCAGCGCACCGTCGACAACGCCTGCGACCGGAGCTGTCGTCTTCGTCAACGGAACAGCGCAAAATACGGGAACGGCGAACACATCCACCCTAGGCAACCGGACGATCACCACGATATCGGTGGATCCTCAGAAAATGACACAGAGGCTGGATGCGGAAGGGAAAAATGCGACGGTCACCATCACCGCCAACGCAAAATCGGACGCCGTGATTGGGGAACTGACTGGCGACATCGTCAAGGCGATGGAACAGAAGCAGGCGACCTTGGAGATAAAAGCCGATCAAGCGAGCTATCGACTGCCGGCGCTACAGATAAAAATCGATGATGTGCGAGCCCAGATCGGTCAAGAGGTGGAACTGAAAGACCTGAAGATCCATGTGGAGATCGCGAAACCGACCCAGGAAGTTGCTCAGGTCGTGGAGGATGCGGCGAAAAAAGGGAATTTCATCGTCGTTGCGCCGCCGGTGGAGTTTTCCGTAACCTGCACCTATAACAACAAAACCGTTTCCGTCTCGAAATTCAATGCCTATGTCGAAAGAACCATTGCGATCCCGCAGGGCGTAGACCCGAGCAAAGTCACGACCGGGGTCGTGACGGAACCGGATGGAACGGTGCGGCACGTGCCGACCAAACTGACGGTGATCGACGGCAAACCCTATGCCGTCATCCGCAGCGTAACCAACAGCGCCTATTCCCTGATTTCCCATCCCGTCGCCTTCCGCGATGTGGCCAACCACTGGGCAAAAGACGCCGTGAATGACATGGGATCAAGAATGATCATTAGCGGTGTGGGCGACAACAACTTTGAACCGGACAGGGACATCACCCGCGCTGAGTTTACGACGATCATCGTCAACGCGCTGGGATTAAAGGCCGGTGTGGGCGATAATCCCTTTACCGATGTCAACGCATCCGATTGGTACAGCGACAAAATCAAGACAGCCGTCGAATATCAACTCATCTCCGGCTATGGAGACGGCAAATTCGGCCCGATGGATAAGGTGACCCGTGAACAAGCGATGACCATGATCGCGAAAGCGATGACCGTCACCGGAATGAAAGTGGAACTCTCGGCCGGGGAAGTGGAAGATATGCTGAAAGGCTACGGCGATGCAGGCGAGATCGCCGCCTTCGCGAAAAATAATATCGCGACGTGCGTAAAGACCGGCATTGTCTCCGGCAGAAGTGGCAACCTGGTGGCGCCCAAGGACAGCATTTCCCGAGCGGAAGTGTCCGCCATCGTAGCCCGACTGCTCAAAAAATCGAATCTGATCTAA